The following coding sequences are from one Sciurus carolinensis chromosome 11, mSciCar1.2, whole genome shotgun sequence window:
- the Fgf19 gene encoding fibroblast growth factor 19 → MRSGCALARALVLASLWLAVAGRPLALSDQGPHLYYGWDQPIRLRHLYAAGPYGFSNCFLRIRTDGAVDCEEKQSEHSLLEIRAVALETVAIKDVHSVRYLCMGADGRIQGLARYSEEDCTFKEEISYDGYNVYRSQKYHLPVVLSSAKQRQLYQSKGVVPLSYFLPMLPMAPAETRDHLESDVFSLPLETDSMDPFGMASEVGLLESPSFQK, encoded by the exons ATGCGGAGCGGATGTGCGTTAGCCCGCGCCCTGGTGCTGGCCAGCCTCTGGTTGGCAGTGGCCGGACGCCCCCTGGCTCTTTCTGACCAGGGGCCACACTTGTATTACGGGTGGGACCAGCCCATCCGCCTGCGGCACCTGTACGCCGCGGGCCCCTACGGCTTCTCCAACTGTTTCCTGCGCATCCGCACCGACGGCGCCGTGGACTGCGAGGAGAAGCAGAGCGAGCACA GTTTGCTGGAGATCAGGGCGGTCGCCCTGGAGACTGTGGCCATCAAGGACGTACACAGCGTCCGGTACCTCTGCATGGGCGCCGACGGCAGGATACAGGGACTG GCCCGGTACTCCGAGGAAGACTGCACGTTCAAGGAGGAGATCAGCTACGACGGGTACAACGTGTACCGGTCCCAGAAGTACCACCTTCCCGTGGTGCTGAGCAGCGCCAAGCAGAGGCAGCTGTACCAGAGCAAGGGCGTGGTGCCCCTGTCCTACTTCCTGCCCATGCTGCCCATGGCCCCGGCGGAGACCAGGGACCACCTGGAGTCTGACGTGTTCTCTTTGCCCCTGGAAACGGACAGCATGGACCCGTTTGGGATGGCCAGCGAGGTGGGTCTGCTGGAGAGCCCCAGCTTCCAGAAGTGA